A portion of the Plasmodium relictum strain SGS1 genome assembly, chromosome: 11 genome contains these proteins:
- the ATP11 gene encoding ATP synthase mitochondrial F1 complex assembly factor 1, putative encodes MKNGKRFYFSLPCSRELKNIVKLQLLEKENKDKIINIWKDKYKDNKNIIADYIHTEKYELIKKNCKNNSHFIIPHKNKNGYINFYLQFIDYKLIFVTPLHDYNKFRTNSIPYVTLNFFDELKNKEIVLTKLNIINNVVNKDQAYKFYNYILSFYSDFNYFQYVHKFNNDSRNFSYDIFFNKFKHLF; translated from the coding sequence ATGAAAAATGGTAaaagattttatttttcattaccTTGCTCAAGAGAATTGaaaaatatagtaaaatTGCAGTTGTTAGAAAAAGagaataaagataaaattatcaACATATGGAAGGATAAGTATAaagataacaaaaatataatcgCAGATTATATACATAcagaaaaatatgaattaataaaaaaaaattgcaaaaataattcacattttattattccacataaaaataaaaatggatatataaatttttatttgcaaTTTATtgattataaattaatatttgttACCCCGCTTCatgattataataaatttagaaCTAATTCAATACCATATGTaacattaaatttttttgatgaattaaaaaataaagaaattgtgttaacaaaattaaatattataaataatgttGTAAACAAAGATCAAgcttataaattttataattatattttatccTTTTATTCTGactttaattattttcaatatgtacataaatttaataatgataGCAGAAATTTTAGTTATgatatcttttttaataaattcaaacatttattttaa
- the ABCB7 gene encoding ABC transporter B family member 7, putative, whose protein sequence is MIINCCIPNPYFMIRPCNLLSTNIRNISFHNNRNIIYVTKNINCINLKKKDFLFINRCIRYNNNTKFLKKENISKIENTKNGYSKLTYKWKARLFSGTDEKNSSKIRNIFKEKFEKKIGRNLDGISLKDIFKILKKERKYLALAMGCLLISSLGQMIFPMCISKIINLYGGKEESLKYLLNEVYKTVFLILGISTFSFFRIYLIETSIEKITRRLRKSLFEKILNQNLAFFDKQKTGELINRLSNDIEISSKILIHLSFGIRNFIAALIGGVCALHISPSKLFNSFLLPVSACLLIGTSYGKYVKKISIKKQEKLSNCVDFASEKIYNIGNVRLLNGESFEKKEFTKYLDEVYKIGRKYSLVKAGSHFLFFSIISLFLLHLIYYGNYLIVNKFINTGDLFSLIMYSLFCGSGIQGIMQAIGDLQKCIGSCSKVLQIINLPKSEFNEYWFNDSIQFLKKNNYSIKFDNVSFSYDNNNEDKEKKNYALKNVSFYLPHNKSVAIVGKSGSGKTTILNLLSKKNIVNEGNICFGDFNINKINSSALRSILGIVTQDPFLFNISVKSNLLYPYKAHQEMLKEQVELIKEKDICINKNFDEKSKDLKEIYTYLSKEIQNTQENINNITSDKLKKIYKDFHIHDFLNQYSNYDNINVGINGSFLSGGQKQRVYIAQKLFKNNKILILDEPTSSLDKLSEKFINEALYKYMKEKTTIIFTHRLALLKFVDYIGVLNDGIMVQFDLRNKVLQDPCDILKQILNQNTY, encoded by the coding sequence atgataataaattgCTGTATACCAAATCCTTATTTTATGATACGACCTTGTAATTTGCTTAGCACTAACATAAGAAATATTAGTTTTcataataatagaaatattatatatgttactaaaaatataaactgcattaatttgaaaaaaaaagactttttatttataaatagatGCATAAGGtacaataataatacaaagtttttaaaaaaagagaatatatcaaaaatagaaaatacaaaaaatggATATAGTAAACTAACATATAAATGGAAAGCAAGATTGTTCAGTGGTACAGATGAAAAGAATTCGAGTAAAATAAGGAATATTTTTAAGGAAAAAttcgaaaaaaaaataggtaGAAACTTAGACGGTATTTCcttaaaagatatatttaaaatattaaaaaaggaaagaaaATACTTAGCACTTGCAATGGGATGTTTATTAATATCCTCGTTAGGTCAAATGATTTTCCCAATGTGTAtaagtaaaataataaatttatatggaGGTAAGGAAGaatcattaaaatatttattgaaTGAAGTTTATAAAACAGTATTTTTGATTTTGGGTATTTCTACATTTAGTTTTTTCCGAATATATTTGATTGAAACAtctattgaaaaaataactAGAAGATTAAGAAAAAGCTTATTTGAGAAAATCCTAAATCAAAATCTTGCTTTTTTTGATAAGCAAAAAACAGgagaattaataaatagaTTATCAAATGATATTGAAATATcatcaaaaatattaattcatttatcATTTGGtataagaaattttataGCAGCTCTAATTGGAGGTGTATGTGCTTTACACATTTCTCCAAGCAAgctatttaattcttttttattaccTGTTTCTGCATGTTTATTAATAGGAACTTCATATGGAAAATATGTTAAGAAAATTAGTATAAAAAAGCaagaaaaattaagtaaCTGTGTGGATTTTGCTTcggaaaaaatatataatataggTAATGTAAGATTATTGAATGGAGAatcttttgaaaaaaaagaatttacaAAATACTTAGATGAAGTATATAAAATTGGTAGAAAATATTCTTTAGTAAAAGCAGGAAgtcattttttattctttagtATAATTTCTCtctttttattacatttaatttattatggaaattatttaatagttAATAAATTCATAAATACAGGagatttattttcattgatTATGTATTCTTTATTCTGTGGTAGTGGAATACAAGGAATCATGCAGGCAATCGGTGATTTACAGAAATGCATTGGTTCATGTTCAAAAGTTTtgcaaataataaatttaccCAAAAGTGAATTTAATGAATACTGGTTTAATGATTCAATtcaatttttgaaaaaaaataattattctatAAAGTTTGATAATGTATCTTTTTcatatgataataataatgaggataaagaaaagaaaaattatgcTTTAAAAAATGTCTCTTTTTATTTACCACATAATAAATCAGTTGCAATCGTAGGGAAGAGTGGTAGTGGAAAGACTACCATTTTAAATTTACTTtcgaaaaaaaatattgtgaATGAAGGTAATATATGTTTTGGTGATTTtaacattaataaaattaattcatCAGCACTTAGATCTATTTTAGGTATCGTTACTCAAGATccctttttatttaatatatctgTAAAATCCAATTTACTATATCCATATAAAGCACATCAAGAAATGCTAAAAGAACAAGTTGAgttaattaaagaaaaagatatatgtataaataaaaattttgatgaaaaaagtaaagatttaaaagaaatatatacatatttatcaaaagaaatacaaaatacccaagaaaatataaataacataacatcagataaattaaaaaaaatatataaagattttCATATTCATGATTTTCTAAACCAGTATTCTAATtatgataatattaatgTTGGGATAAATGGATCATTTTTATCAGGGGGACAAAAGCAAAGAGTATATATTGCGCAAAAGTtattcaaaaataataaaatattaatattagatGAACCAACATCTTCTCTAGATAAATTATCGGagaaatttataaatgaagcattatataaatatatgaaagaaaaaactaCTATTATATTTACACACAGATTagctttattaaaatttgttGACTATATTGGTGTATTAAATGATGGAATTATGGTTCAATTTGATTTAAGGAATAAGGTACTTCAAGATCCATGTGATATTTTAAAACAGATACTAAATCAAAATacttattaa